The proteins below come from a single Lactobacillus johnsonii genomic window:
- a CDS encoding NUDIX hydrolase — MNLRETEISNKPIFEGKLIDLNVETISLPNGKTATREIVKHPDASAAIAINDEKKMLLVKQWREPIKQLTLEIPAGLIDETDASPLDAMKRELNEEGGYKAEYWEKVSEFYTSVGFCDEKIHLFYCDTLSKIENKRPLDEDEFLTQEWYSLPELKQLIASGEIMDAKTVMAITFWENMILTGNQSND, encoded by the coding sequence GTGAATCTGAGAGAAACTGAAATCTCAAATAAACCTATTTTCGAAGGTAAACTTATTGATTTAAATGTTGAAACTATTAGTTTGCCTAATGGAAAAACAGCTACTCGTGAGATAGTTAAGCATCCTGATGCTAGTGCTGCAATTGCCATCAATGATGAGAAAAAAATGCTTCTTGTAAAGCAATGGCGTGAGCCCATTAAACAATTAACTTTGGAGATTCCTGCGGGTTTAATTGATGAGACAGATGCTTCACCTCTTGATGCAATGAAAAGAGAGTTGAATGAAGAGGGTGGCTATAAGGCTGAGTATTGGGAAAAGGTAAGTGAATTTTATACATCTGTTGGTTTTTGTGATGAAAAAATTCATTTATTCTATTGTGATACTTTGTCAAAAATTGAAAATAAACGTCCTCTTGATGAAGATGAATTTTTAACTCAAGAATGGTACAGTCTGCCAGAATTAAAACAGTTAATTGCTTCTGGAGAAATTATGGATGCAAAAACTGTAATGGCAATTACATTTTGGGAAAATATGATTTTAACAGGAAATCAAAGTAATGACTGA
- a CDS encoding cysteine desulfurase family protein: MTRKNVYLDNAATTPMDPKVIEKISSEMADDFGNASSQHAFGRKARHVVETARHQLAETINAQDKEIIFTSGGSESNNTAIFGTVRARKDIGKKIITTKIEHPSVLNPMKRLAQEGYEIVYLDVDETGHINLDDLKRELTPDTILVSIMAVNNEVGSIMPLKEIGELVKDSNAYFHVDDVQGFGNIEIDVKEMNIDLLSTSAHKVNGPKFLGFLYEKNGLKVSNLLLGGEQETKRRPGTENVPGIAGFGIAAQELNEMDKQKLQEKYQNFQKIILDELDKNQIDYEVNGTLEGKVSHHVLNLWLKGVGTYSALTNLDLSGYAVSGGSACTAGSLTPSHVLQAMYGEDSPRIEESIRISFGRFNTEEEIQEFAADLVKMCKRLDK, encoded by the coding sequence ATGACTAGGAAAAATGTATACTTAGATAACGCGGCGACTACGCCAATGGATCCAAAAGTTATTGAAAAAATTAGTAGTGAAATGGCTGATGATTTTGGCAACGCTTCTAGTCAACACGCATTTGGTCGTAAGGCTCGTCATGTAGTTGAAACAGCTCGTCATCAACTAGCAGAAACAATTAATGCCCAAGATAAAGAAATAATTTTTACTAGTGGTGGCTCAGAAAGCAATAATACTGCTATTTTTGGTACAGTACGTGCTAGAAAAGATATTGGTAAAAAAATTATTACTACTAAAATTGAGCATCCTTCTGTCTTAAATCCTATGAAACGCTTAGCTCAGGAAGGATACGAAATTGTCTATCTTGATGTCGATGAAACTGGCCATATTAATTTAGACGACTTGAAGAGAGAACTAACACCAGATACAATCTTAGTTTCTATTATGGCAGTTAATAATGAAGTTGGATCAATTATGCCGTTAAAAGAAATTGGTGAATTAGTAAAAGATTCTAATGCATATTTTCATGTAGACGACGTACAAGGCTTCGGAAATATTGAAATTGATGTTAAAGAAATGAACATCGACTTATTATCAACTTCTGCTCATAAAGTTAATGGACCAAAGTTTTTAGGTTTTCTTTATGAAAAAAATGGTCTAAAAGTAAGTAATTTACTTTTAGGAGGCGAACAGGAAACTAAACGCCGTCCCGGGACGGAAAATGTACCAGGTATTGCCGGCTTTGGTATAGCTGCTCAAGAACTAAATGAAATGGATAAGCAGAAGCTGCAAGAGAAGTACCAAAATTTTCAAAAAATAATTCTGGATGAACTTGATAAAAATCAAATTGATTATGAAGTCAATGGAACTCTTGAAGGCAAAGTATCTCACCATGTTTTGAACTTATGGCTAAAAGGTGTAGGTACTTACTCTGCCTTAACTAATTTAGACTTAAGTGGATATGCTGTTTCTGGTGGGTCTGCATGTACGGCAGGTTCTCTTACTCCTTCACATGTCTTACAGGCAATGTATGGGGAAGATTCACCAAGAATTGAGGAATCAATTAGAATTAGCTTTGGTAGATTTAATACTGAAGAAGAAATTCAAGAATTTGCAGCAGATTTAGTTAAGATGTGCAAGCGTCTAGATAAATAG
- a CDS encoding YggT family protein: MVFSIIGWILRIISDLLNIYSFLIVIYTLLTWIPRLLVTKVGRVLGKIVEPYLEIFERFIPPIAGISFAPVVALLVIYFVNNYVLYWIANIIRYVFIR, translated from the coding sequence ATGGTATTTTCAATTATAGGCTGGATATTACGCATTATTTCTGATTTATTAAATATCTATAGCTTTCTAATTGTTATCTATACTTTACTAACTTGGATCCCAAGACTACTTGTGACTAAAGTGGGGCGAGTACTAGGGAAAATTGTTGAGCCTTATTTGGAGATATTTGAACGTTTTATTCCTCCAATAGCTGGAATTTCCTTTGCTCCCGTTGTAGCTTTGTTAGTAATTTATTTTGTAAATAATTATGTCCTTTATTGGATAGCAAATATAATTAGGTACGTGTTTATTAGATAA
- a CDS encoding 5'-methylthioadenosine/adenosylhomocysteine nucleosidase encodes MKIAIIVPMEEEAEFYKKHFKSENKEVFGTTEFDHFSVNGNDIYLGLSGIGKVNAAMNLTSLLTKEDIDVIFMTGSAGSLQEDVKRKDLILPNKFMYYDAHNTSAGNYVEGQIPQEPAGYTLDNSFRTKFAAYLKEHDIPFKEGLIVTGDSFIASEAQKDEIKKNFSDALGVEMEGAAFAQVARHFNTPLVAIRAISDNGDANADNDFDKFVKEVGAKAASIIASYLEETVLD; translated from the coding sequence ATGAAAATCGCAATTATTGTCCCAATGGAAGAAGAAGCAGAATTCTATAAAAAGCATTTTAAGTCTGAAAATAAAGAAGTCTTTGGCACAACTGAATTTGATCATTTTTCAGTAAATGGAAATGACATTTACTTAGGATTAAGTGGAATCGGTAAAGTTAATGCAGCTATGAATTTGACTAGCCTGTTAACTAAAGAAGATATTGATGTAATTTTTATGACTGGCTCTGCTGGATCACTGCAAGAAGATGTAAAGAGAAAAGATCTAATTTTGCCTAATAAGTTTATGTACTATGATGCTCATAATACTAGTGCAGGTAACTATGTGGAAGGACAAATTCCCCAGGAGCCTGCAGGCTATACTCTGGATAATTCATTCCGTACAAAATTTGCAGCATATTTAAAGGAACATGATATTCCTTTTAAAGAAGGATTGATTGTAACTGGAGATAGTTTTATTGCTTCTGAAGCACAAAAAGATGAGATTAAAAAGAATTTCTCTGACGCATTGGGAGTAGAGATGGAAGGAGCTGCTTTTGCACAAGTAGCTAGACATTTTAATACTCCATTGGTTGCAATTCGTGCTATTTCAGATAATGGAGATGCTAATGCTGACAATGACTTTGATAAATTCGTCAAGGAAGTTGGAGCAAAAGCTGCAAGTATAATTGCATCCTATCTTGAAGAAACAGTTTTAGATTAA
- a CDS encoding cell division protein SepF: MAFDKLGRFFGISEDDEMNEVPYTESEEQQEEIPQTQKNERRANVVSINSGVSATSKIVLYEPRVYSDAKEVAQNLLNNKAVIINFARMDDEQARRIVDFITGTVYALNGEIQRVGDKIFLATPPKFETDGKIAELVEKKDKMD, from the coding sequence ATGGCTTTCGATAAATTAGGTAGATTTTTTGGTATCTCTGAAGATGATGAAATGAATGAAGTGCCATATACTGAATCAGAGGAACAGCAAGAAGAAATCCCTCAAACTCAAAAAAATGAGAGAAGAGCAAATGTTGTTTCTATTAATTCTGGTGTTAGTGCTACGAGTAAAATCGTTTTATACGAGCCTCGTGTATATTCTGATGCAAAAGAAGTAGCTCAAAATCTTCTAAATAACAAGGCTGTTATTATTAATTTTGCACGTATGGATGATGAACAGGCACGTAGAATCGTTGATTTTATTACTGGTACTGTTTATGCCTTAAACGGTGAAATTCAACGTGTGGGGGACAAGATCTTCTTAGCAACTCCACCAAAATTTGAAACTGATGGTAAAATTGCTGAATTGGTTGAAAAGAAAGATAAAATGGATTAA
- a CDS encoding RNA-binding protein, translating into MEKRQASSFYQHFDESERPTVDYFVGLFNQFLFKNEPILTDFLNPREQYIFREIVGGYAQLYSFGGFSNAEKKRMLLCDWSEGYKPDEFNISLLEIAYPQKWSELTHSQILGVLTHLGIELDTFGDIINDENGNWQFFIKAELKDYFLEEIDRIGRTKVKLSELPLSKVLVQEDDSEEMTSVAISLRLDAVISAITNLSRSQVKKIIEAGEVKLNWHLVTQSNIIISVQDMLSIRHYGRYEIINLATTKKGKKRLEIKVWQAKKR; encoded by the coding sequence ATGGAAAAAAGACAAGCTAGTAGTTTTTATCAACATTTTGATGAAAGTGAAAGACCGACGGTGGATTATTTCGTCGGTCTTTTTAATCAGTTTTTATTTAAAAATGAACCGATTTTAACTGATTTTCTTAATCCTAGAGAACAATATATTTTTCGAGAAATAGTTGGAGGATATGCACAGTTATATAGTTTTGGCGGCTTTTCGAATGCGGAAAAGAAGCGAATGCTTTTATGTGATTGGAGTGAAGGGTACAAGCCCGATGAATTCAATATTTCGCTTTTAGAAATTGCTTATCCTCAAAAATGGTCTGAACTCACTCATAGTCAAATCTTAGGTGTTTTGACGCACCTAGGAATTGAATTGGATACTTTTGGTGATATTATCAATGATGAAAATGGAAATTGGCAGTTCTTCATTAAAGCTGAATTGAAAGATTATTTTCTTGAGGAAATTGATCGAATTGGAAGAACAAAAGTGAAATTATCTGAACTGCCCCTATCCAAAGTTTTAGTGCAGGAAGATGATAGCGAAGAAATGACTTCAGTAGCGATCTCACTTCGACTTGATGCTGTTATCAGTGCGATTACGAACTTAAGCAGAAGCCAAGTTAAGAAAATTATTGAAGCGGGAGAAGTGAAATTAAATTGGCATCTTGTAACACAATCTAATATAATTATTTCTGTACAGGATATGCTTAGTATTCGCCATTATGGGAGATATGAGATTATTAATCTTGCCACTACGAAGAAAGGTAAAAAAAGACTTGAAATAAAAGTATGGCAAGCAAAGAAAAGGTGA
- the ftsZ gene encoding cell division protein FtsZ — protein MDFTFDSDDNKNAVIKVIGVGGAGGNAVNRMIDEGVQGVSFIAANTDVQALNSNKAENKIQLGPKLTRGLGAGSHPEVGQKAAEESQQTIEDSLKGADMIFITAGMGGGTGTGAAPVIAKIARETGALTVGVVTRPFTFEGPKRSKNAAEGIAQLKQYVDTLVIIANNRLLEMVDKKTPMMDAFKEADNVLRQGVQGISDLITSTDYVNLDFADVKTVMENQGAALMGIGRASGENRTVEATKLAISSPLLEVSIDGAKQVLLNITGGPDLTLFEAQDASDIVSKAAGDGVNIIFGTSINANLGDEVVVTVIATGIDSKAEEEASKQPMRRPSRPARQEVVTPEPTKSEQPEVSKPASADDTEIKVENTISHEAPTQSIPEVKAEKKESQDTLLDPTSVWKQDRKENNRPQPVENKEKDDDEFDSFSSDDSTSISQIETSVDDESDNDIPFFKHRRQD, from the coding sequence ATGGATTTTACTTTCGATTCTGATGACAATAAAAATGCAGTCATTAAAGTAATCGGTGTTGGTGGTGCCGGTGGTAACGCTGTAAACCGAATGATTGATGAAGGAGTACAGGGAGTTTCCTTTATCGCAGCTAACACGGACGTACAAGCTCTTAATAGTAATAAAGCAGAAAATAAGATTCAACTTGGACCTAAACTTACTCGTGGGTTAGGTGCAGGTTCTCATCCTGAAGTTGGTCAAAAAGCTGCTGAAGAGAGCCAACAAACAATTGAAGACTCTTTAAAGGGCGCTGACATGATCTTTATTACTGCTGGTATGGGTGGTGGGACTGGAACTGGTGCTGCTCCTGTAATTGCAAAGATTGCACGTGAAACTGGAGCATTAACTGTTGGGGTTGTTACTCGTCCCTTTACATTTGAAGGTCCAAAGCGTTCAAAAAATGCGGCAGAAGGAATTGCTCAATTAAAGCAATATGTTGATACCTTGGTTATCATTGCTAATAATCGTTTATTAGAAATGGTTGATAAGAAGACACCAATGATGGATGCGTTCAAAGAAGCTGACAACGTTCTTCGTCAAGGTGTCCAAGGTATTTCCGATTTAATTACTTCAACTGACTACGTTAACCTTGACTTTGCAGATGTTAAGACTGTAATGGAAAATCAAGGTGCTGCCTTAATGGGAATTGGTCGTGCTAGCGGAGAAAATAGAACAGTTGAAGCTACTAAACTTGCTATTTCATCTCCATTACTTGAAGTATCAATTGATGGTGCTAAGCAAGTTCTACTTAACATTACTGGTGGACCAGATTTAACTTTATTTGAAGCGCAAGATGCTTCTGATATTGTTTCAAAAGCTGCTGGAGATGGTGTAAATATTATCTTTGGTACGTCAATCAATGCAAACTTAGGTGATGAAGTAGTAGTTACTGTTATTGCAACAGGAATTGACTCAAAGGCTGAGGAAGAAGCTTCAAAACAACCAATGCGTCGCCCTTCACGTCCAGCACGCCAAGAAGTAGTAACTCCAGAACCTACAAAGAGTGAACAACCAGAAGTATCTAAGCCTGCTTCAGCAGATGATACCGAAATTAAGGTTGAAAATACTATTTCTCACGAAGCTCCTACTCAATCTATTCCTGAAGTAAAAGCAGAAAAGAAAGAATCTCAAGATACTTTACTTGACCCCACAAGCGTTTGGAAGCAAGATAGAAAAGAGAACAATCGTCCACAACCTGTAGAGAATAAAGAAAAAGATGACGATGAATTTGATTCATTTAGTTCAGACGACTCCACTAGTATTTCTCAAATTGAAACTAGTGTAGATGATGAATCAGATAATGATATTCCATTCTTCAAACATCGTCGTCAAGATTAG
- the ileS gene encoding isoleucine--tRNA ligase → MRVKDTLNLGKTKFKMRGNLPVREAEWQKEWEENKLYEQRLKLNEGKPRFDLHDGPPFANGNIHMGHSLNKISKDIIVRFKNMNGYYAPYVPGWDTHGLPVEQQLAKKGVDRKTMDRAKYRELCRQFAEEQVQKQMADFKRLGVMADWDHPYITLQPKFEAEEIRVFGEMFKKGYIYKGKKPVYWSWSSESTLAEAEVEYHDIKSPRIYVAFPIKDGKGILDSDTSLVIWTTTPWTIPSNVGITVNPKFDYSVVEVNGKKYVIGSQRLSAVAEDLGWEDYKVVKTLKGTDFDRMTYQHPLYDVTGVVMNDTYVTADDGTGLVHNATGFGEDDYNVGRRYGLPVFSPMDAQGRFTKEVPDPDLVGMFYDDANKVVADKLEKAGALLKLSFFTHSYPHDWRTKKPVIYRATTQWFASIDKFRDQILAEIEKANFIPAWGKTRLYNMIKDRGDWVISRQRAWGVPLPIFYAEDDTPIVTPETIEHVAQIFEKEGSNAWYTHTAEELLPEGFKSEHSPNGKFRKETDILDVWFDSGSSWAGVMQERDGLGFPADLYLEGSDQYRGWFNSSLITSVAVTGKAPYKQVLSQGFVLDDKGHKMSKSLGNVISPNDVIKQMGAEIIRLWVAGADTTSDVAVSQDILRQSAESYRKIRNTMRFMLANTSDFDPKEDAIAYPDMSGVDQYMEIKLNRLIEEAIEAYNKFDFNSVYKKVFSFISNDLSAFYLDFAKDILYIDAEDSETRRSMQTVIYDVLVKLTKLMTPILPHTMEEVWGYLKEPEDYVQLANMPEVDHFANEDEVLADWNAFMKVRSDVLKALEKARNAKVIGKSFEAHVTLYPTEETKALLDKLNANIRQILIVSDLTISDEEAPENAEKLPTASIVVEHAAGEVCPRCRRTTTDVGSDPRFPELCARCAAIVAENFPEAEKEGLEK, encoded by the coding sequence ATGAGAGTCAAAGATACATTGAATTTAGGTAAAACTAAATTTAAAATGCGCGGTAATCTTCCAGTTCGTGAAGCTGAATGGCAAAAAGAATGGGAAGAAAATAAATTATATGAACAAAGATTAAAACTTAATGAAGGCAAACCCCGTTTTGACCTTCATGATGGTCCTCCATTTGCTAATGGTAATATTCACATGGGACACTCCTTAAATAAGATCTCGAAGGATATTATCGTTCGTTTCAAAAATATGAATGGTTACTATGCTCCTTATGTTCCTGGATGGGATACTCACGGGCTTCCAGTTGAACAACAATTAGCTAAAAAGGGCGTTGACCGTAAAACAATGGATCGGGCTAAATATAGAGAACTTTGTCGCCAGTTTGCGGAAGAACAAGTTCAAAAACAAATGGCCGACTTCAAACGCTTAGGAGTAATGGCTGATTGGGATCATCCTTACATTACCTTACAACCAAAATTTGAAGCTGAAGAAATTAGAGTCTTCGGTGAAATGTTTAAAAAAGGTTATATCTATAAGGGTAAGAAGCCTGTTTACTGGTCTTGGTCAAGTGAATCCACTTTAGCTGAAGCTGAAGTTGAATATCATGACATTAAATCACCAAGAATCTATGTTGCTTTTCCAATTAAAGATGGAAAGGGTATTCTAGATTCAGATACTTCACTAGTAATCTGGACTACTACTCCTTGGACTATTCCAAGTAATGTCGGAATTACTGTAAATCCTAAATTTGATTATTCAGTAGTTGAAGTTAATGGTAAAAAGTATGTCATCGGTTCACAACGTCTTTCAGCAGTTGCTGAAGATTTAGGTTGGGAAGATTATAAGGTTGTTAAGACCTTAAAGGGTACCGACTTTGATAGAATGACTTACCAACATCCACTATATGATGTAACTGGGGTGGTAATGAATGATACTTATGTTACTGCTGATGATGGTACTGGACTAGTTCATAACGCTACTGGTTTTGGTGAAGATGACTACAATGTCGGCCGTCGCTATGGCTTACCAGTATTTAGTCCAATGGATGCACAAGGTAGATTTACTAAAGAAGTGCCTGATCCAGACTTAGTGGGAATGTTTTATGATGATGCTAATAAAGTTGTTGCCGATAAGCTTGAAAAAGCTGGCGCACTCTTAAAGCTTAGCTTCTTTACTCACTCATATCCACATGACTGGCGTACTAAGAAACCTGTTATTTACCGTGCAACTACTCAATGGTTTGCTTCAATTGACAAATTTAGAGATCAAATTTTAGCAGAAATTGAAAAAGCTAATTTCATCCCTGCATGGGGTAAGACCCGTCTTTACAATATGATTAAAGATCGTGGTGATTGGGTAATTTCTCGTCAACGTGCATGGGGTGTACCACTTCCAATTTTCTATGCAGAAGACGATACTCCAATTGTTACTCCAGAAACTATTGAACATGTTGCTCAAATCTTTGAAAAAGAAGGTTCTAATGCTTGGTACACTCATACTGCAGAAGAACTACTTCCAGAAGGATTTAAGTCAGAACATTCACCAAATGGTAAGTTTAGAAAAGAAACTGATATCTTAGATGTTTGGTTTGATTCTGGTTCTTCTTGGGCTGGTGTAATGCAAGAGCGTGATGGTTTAGGTTTCCCAGCAGATTTATATCTTGAAGGTAGTGACCAATACCGTGGTTGGTTTAACTCAAGTTTAATTACTTCAGTTGCTGTAACTGGTAAAGCTCCATATAAGCAAGTTTTATCTCAAGGTTTTGTTTTAGATGACAAGGGACACAAGATGTCTAAATCATTAGGTAATGTAATTTCACCTAATGATGTAATCAAGCAAATGGGTGCAGAAATCATTCGTTTATGGGTTGCCGGAGCAGATACTACTTCTGATGTAGCAGTTTCTCAAGATATTTTACGTCAATCTGCTGAAAGCTACCGTAAGATTAGAAATACTATGCGTTTCATGCTTGCTAATACTTCTGACTTTGATCCTAAGGAAGATGCAATTGCTTATCCAGATATGTCCGGTGTAGATCAATATATGGAAATCAAGTTAAATCGCTTGATCGAAGAGGCAATTGAAGCATACAATAAGTTTGATTTTAATAGTGTTTATAAGAAAGTATTTAGCTTCATTTCTAATGATTTATCTGCCTTTTACTTAGACTTTGCTAAGGACATTCTTTACATTGATGCTGAAGACAGTGAAACTCGTCGTTCAATGCAAACTGTAATTTACGATGTTTTAGTTAAGCTAACTAAATTGATGACACCAATCCTTCCACATACTATGGAAGAAGTTTGGGGTTATCTCAAGGAACCAGAAGATTACGTTCAACTTGCTAATATGCCAGAAGTAGACCATTTTGCTAATGAGGATGAAGTTTTAGCAGATTGGAATGCCTTTATGAAAGTTCGTTCAGATGTGTTGAAGGCACTTGAGAAAGCACGGAATGCTAAGGTAATTGGTAAGTCATTTGAAGCACACGTTACTCTCTACCCAACTGAAGAAACGAAGGCACTTCTCGATAAATTAAACGCTAATATCAGACAAATTTTGATTGTTTCTGATTTAACTATTAGTGATGAAGAAGCACCTGAAAATGCTGAAAAATTGCCAACTGCATCCATTGTAGTGGAACACGCTGCTGGTGAAGTTTGTCCAAGATGTCGTCGTACTACAACCGATGTTGGTAGTGACCCACGTTTCCCAGAATTATGTGCGCGCTGTGCAGCTATCGTTGCTGAAAACTTTCCTGAAGCAGAAAAAGAAGGTTTAGAAAAATAA
- the ftsA gene encoding cell division protein FtsA, which translates to MDKTDLLVGLDIGTTSVKAVVADTASNEMQIIGAANGPTKGMRHGKIVDIDQTAESISAVLKKVAQKTNSKIYRVVTGIPVGLLQLENAVGLINIEENGREVTDNDVKRVLVTAIDTALKDGREAIAFLPNKFLIDGKTDVDDPRKMIAHSLEVHGILLTAPSADLHNIRKAIERAGYQNNFFVPTPLAIASVALDEGERTFGTVLLDLGGGSTTATVIHENKIKYATIDLEGGIDITNDISVVLNTSKKEAEKIKLQFGYADPSLTSSDNQFPVNVVGENAPKMIDEEYLSEIINARLDQTFSRIGKGLKSHDAFKLPGGVVITGGSSALQGIDDIVKEDFGVKARIFQPDQMGLRNPMYAASYGVVNYAYSLADIDYLVNSVIYGNQITSPVSNQSSSQENMKFFKRRLTPSEMEPKEDYNKTSATSTVSTSEENDDNKNNKKGIKEFFKKFFD; encoded by the coding sequence TTGGATAAAACTGATTTACTTGTAGGCTTGGATATAGGAACAACAAGCGTAAAAGCAGTAGTCGCTGACACTGCATCTAATGAAATGCAAATTATTGGTGCTGCAAATGGTCCTACTAAAGGAATGCGGCATGGAAAAATTGTTGATATTGATCAAACTGCTGAAAGTATTAGTGCTGTTTTAAAGAAAGTAGCGCAAAAGACAAATTCAAAGATTTATCGCGTAGTAACTGGAATTCCAGTTGGATTGCTTCAATTAGAAAATGCTGTTGGATTAATTAACATTGAAGAAAATGGCAGAGAAGTTACTGATAATGATGTAAAACGTGTTTTAGTAACTGCTATTGATACAGCATTAAAAGATGGTCGAGAAGCAATTGCTTTCTTACCTAATAAATTTTTAATTGATGGAAAAACTGATGTAGATGATCCGAGAAAAATGATTGCTCATTCATTGGAGGTACACGGTATATTATTGACGGCACCTAGTGCAGATTTACATAATATTCGCAAGGCCATCGAAAGAGCAGGATATCAGAATAATTTCTTTGTACCTACACCGTTAGCAATTGCTAGTGTTGCTCTTGATGAAGGAGAAAGAACCTTTGGTACAGTTCTTCTGGATCTAGGTGGAGGATCAACTACTGCTACTGTTATTCATGAAAATAAGATTAAGTATGCGACAATTGATTTAGAGGGTGGAATTGATATTACCAATGATATTTCAGTTGTTTTAAATACTTCGAAAAAAGAAGCTGAAAAAATCAAACTACAATTTGGTTATGCAGATCCAAGCTTAACTTCTAGTGATAATCAATTTCCAGTTAATGTAGTGGGTGAAAATGCGCCAAAAATGATTGATGAAGAGTATTTAAGTGAAATAATAAATGCTCGTCTTGATCAAACTTTCAGTCGAATTGGAAAAGGATTAAAATCTCATGATGCCTTCAAGTTGCCAGGTGGAGTTGTGATTACTGGTGGAAGTAGTGCACTCCAGGGAATTGATGACATTGTAAAAGAAGATTTTGGCGTAAAGGCTAGAATTTTTCAACCAGATCAAATGGGACTACGCAATCCAATGTACGCTGCTAGCTATGGAGTAGTAAATTATGCTTATAGTTTGGCTGATATTGATTACTTGGTTAACAGTGTTATTTATGGAAACCAGATTACTTCTCCGGTTTCTAACCAATCTTCGTCTCAAGAAAATATGAAATTTTTCAAAAGACGCCTAACTCCTAGTGAAATGGAGCCCAAAGAAGATTATAATAAGACTAGTGCTACATCAACGGTCTCTACCTCTGAAGAGAATGATGATAATAAGAATAATAAAAAAGGAATCAAAGAATTCTTTAAGAAATTTTTTGATTAA
- a CDS encoding DivIVA domain-containing protein, whose protein sequence is MTLTPMDIHNKEFSTKLRGYDSKQVDGFLDRIVDAYGDALDQIVDLKNENVELKKKVDKFEKVKDSINESLISAQENAEEIKKRTNKEAQEIIQKANQDADEIVNKARDEGEKKRADLQKQYDTLNHDYELLKAKVEDFREAVQGMLKDQIKELSDSDWQYYLDKYYGRSRLYPADGSQPLEDEQIPDGPLEDEVPSEETNSAISEVDNNTVNEVNSVQEKEDSAELLDGENSVKESMHATEESSERRDGPVIIFPDDLKDN, encoded by the coding sequence ATGACATTAACGCCAATGGATATCCATAATAAGGAGTTTAGTACAAAACTTCGTGGATATGATTCCAAGCAGGTAGATGGTTTTTTAGATCGAATTGTTGATGCATATGGGGATGCACTCGATCAAATTGTTGATTTAAAAAATGAAAATGTTGAACTAAAGAAAAAAGTAGATAAATTTGAAAAGGTTAAAGATTCGATTAATGAGTCTTTAATTTCAGCACAAGAAAATGCTGAAGAAATTAAAAAAAGAACAAATAAAGAAGCACAAGAAATTATTCAAAAGGCTAACCAAGACGCTGACGAAATAGTTAATAAAGCTCGAGATGAGGGCGAGAAAAAAAGAGCTGACCTTCAAAAGCAATATGATACCTTAAATCATGATTATGAGTTACTTAAGGCAAAAGTAGAAGATTTTAGAGAAGCAGTTCAAGGAATGTTAAAAGATCAGATCAAAGAATTAAGTGATTCTGATTGGCAATATTACCTAGATAAATACTATGGCCGCTCCCGCTTATATCCAGCTGATGGGTCACAGCCTCTCGAGGATGAGCAAATTCCGGATGGACCACTAGAGGATGAAGTGCCGTCTGAAGAAACTAATTCTGCTATTTCAGAGGTTGACAATAATACAGTAAATGAAGTAAACTCTGTTCAAGAAAAGGAAGATAGTGCTGAACTCTTAGATGGAGAAAACTCTGTTAAGGAAAGTATGCATGCTACGGAGGAAAGTTCTGAGCGTCGCGATGGTCCAGTAATTATTTTTCCTGATGATTTAAAAGATAATTAA
- a CDS encoding cold-shock protein, whose protein sequence is MRKGTVKQFDPNSAYGFIEDDLTHSSYFVFYKSIKEEGYKKLNVGQRVRYQLAQGKKGLQCINVYVDHD, encoded by the coding sequence ATGCGTAAAGGTACTGTTAAACAATTTGATCCAAACTCTGCGTATGGATTTATTGAGGATGATTTAACTCATTCATCTTACTTTGTTTTTTATAAGTCAATTAAAGAAGAAGGTTATAAAAAACTGAACGTAGGTCAAAGAGTTCGTTATCAATTAGCGCAAGGAAAAAAGGGTCTACAATGTATCAACGTTTATGTTGATCATGACTAA